A part of Gossypium hirsutum isolate 1008001.06 chromosome A07, Gossypium_hirsutum_v2.1, whole genome shotgun sequence genomic DNA contains:
- the LOC107936615 gene encoding beta-glucosidase 44 isoform X2, which yields MKRLLLCFAFAVIIGIGNVAVMDTGRLSRESFPMGFVFGTSTSAYQVEGMANKGGRGPSIWDVYVKQPGHIANNDTADVADDQYHHYKEDVDLLAKFNFDAYRFSISWSRIFPEGVGKVNWAGVAYYNRMINYLVKKGFYIPFDTVNIQEQCKK from the exons ATGAAGCGATTGCTGTTATGCTTCGCTTTTGCTGTGATCATCGGCATCGGAAATGTGGCGGTGATGGACACTGGAAGGCTTAGCAGAGAGAGCTTTCCGATGGGCTTTGTGTTCGGAACTTCAACTTCAGCTTATCAAGTTGAAGGGATGGCTAATAAGGGTGGCCGAGGACCTAGCATTTGGGATGTTTATGTAAAACAACCAG GCCACATTGCCAATAATGATACTGCTGATGTGGCTGATGATCAGTACCACCATTACAAG GAAGATGTAGATTTACTGGCAAAGTTCAACTTTGATGCTTATCGGTTCTCTATTTCATGGTCAAGGATCTTTCCTG aggGAGTTGGAAAAGTGAATTGGGCAGGAGTTGCTTATTACAATAGGATGATCAATTACTTGGTTAAGAAAG GTTTCTACATCCCATTCGATACGGTGAATATCCAAGAACAATGCAAGAAATAG
- the LOC107936615 gene encoding beta-glucosidase 44 isoform X1, producing MKRLLLCFAFAVIIGIGNVAVMDTGRLSRESFPMGFVFGTSTSAYQVEGMANKGGRGPSIWDVYVKQPGHIANNDTADVADDQYHHYKEDVDLLAKFNFDAYRFSISWSRIFPEGVGKVNWAGVAYYNRMINYLVKKERIMSIMQSFALRHLVIELRTSLPLMNQGLWLLLASIMVSFLP from the exons ATGAAGCGATTGCTGTTATGCTTCGCTTTTGCTGTGATCATCGGCATCGGAAATGTGGCGGTGATGGACACTGGAAGGCTTAGCAGAGAGAGCTTTCCGATGGGCTTTGTGTTCGGAACTTCAACTTCAGCTTATCAAGTTGAAGGGATGGCTAATAAGGGTGGCCGAGGACCTAGCATTTGGGATGTTTATGTAAAACAACCAG GCCACATTGCCAATAATGATACTGCTGATGTGGCTGATGATCAGTACCACCATTACAAG GAAGATGTAGATTTACTGGCAAAGTTCAACTTTGATGCTTATCGGTTCTCTATTTCATGGTCAAGGATCTTTCCTG aggGAGTTGGAAAAGTGAATTGGGCAGGAGTTGCTTATTACAATAGGATGATCAATTACTTGGTTAAGAAAG AGAGGATTATGTCGATTATGCAAAGTTTTGCTTTAAGACATTTGGTGATAGAGTTAAGAACTAGTTTACCTTTAATGAACCAAGGATTGTGGCTGCTCTTGGCTTCGATAATGGTGTCATTCCTCCCTTAA
- the LOC107936615 gene encoding beta-glucosidase 44 isoform X3, protein MKRLLLCFAFAVIIGIGNVAVMDTGRLSRESFPMGFVFGTSTSAYQVEGMANKGGRGPSIWDVYVKQPGHIANNDTADVADDQYHHYKEDVDLLAKFNFDAYRFSISWSRIFPEGVGKVNWAGVAYYNRMINYLVKKALQEKYNGFLNHQFV, encoded by the exons ATGAAGCGATTGCTGTTATGCTTCGCTTTTGCTGTGATCATCGGCATCGGAAATGTGGCGGTGATGGACACTGGAAGGCTTAGCAGAGAGAGCTTTCCGATGGGCTTTGTGTTCGGAACTTCAACTTCAGCTTATCAAGTTGAAGGGATGGCTAATAAGGGTGGCCGAGGACCTAGCATTTGGGATGTTTATGTAAAACAACCAG GCCACATTGCCAATAATGATACTGCTGATGTGGCTGATGATCAGTACCACCATTACAAG GAAGATGTAGATTTACTGGCAAAGTTCAACTTTGATGCTTATCGGTTCTCTATTTCATGGTCAAGGATCTTTCCTG aggGAGTTGGAAAAGTGAATTGGGCAGGAGTTGCTTATTACAATAGGATGATCAATTACTTGGTTAAGAAAG CTCTTCAGGAGAAGTACAATGGGTTCTTGAACCACCAATTTGTGTAA
- the LOC107936626 gene encoding beta-glucosidase 44, with product MKPLLLCFAFAVIVGIGNAAVMDTGGLSRDSFPKGFVFGTATSAYQVEGMANKGGRGPCIWDVYVKQPGHIANNDTADVAGDQYHHYKEDVDLLANFNFDAYRFSISWSRIFPEGVGRVNWEGVDYYNRLINYLVKKGITPYGNLYHYDLPQALQEKYNGFLNRQIVEDYADYAEFCFKTFGDRVKNWFTFNEPRIVAALGFDNGINPPSRCSKEVGNCTDGNSAIEPYIVGHNLILSHAEAVKRYREKYQAKQKGSIGILLDFNWYEPLTRSKADNYAAQRARDFHVGWFLHPIRYGEYPRTMQEIVGKRLPKFTEEEVKMVNGSFDYVGINQYTTSYISNPTSPSNVTSYQSDWNAAFANAKNGVQIGPRANSWWLYIVPWGMYKTVTYIKERYGDMNVIISENGMDDPGNATLPNGLKDTTRIKFFKDYMTQLKKAIDEGANVTGYFAWSLLDNFEWLLGYTSRFGIVYVDYNNLKRYPKMSAYWFKQLLEKKQ from the exons ATGAAGCCATTGCTGTTATGTTTTGCTTTTGCTGTGATCGTCGGCATCGGAAATGCGGCCGTGATGGACACCGGAGGGCTTAGCAGAGACAGTTTTCCGAAGGGATTTGTGTTCGGCACTGCAACTTCAGCTTATCAAGTTGAAGGGATGGCTAATAAAGGCGGCCGAGGACCTTGCATTTGGGATGTTTATGTTAAACAACCAG GCCATATTGCTAATAATGATACTGCTGACGTTGCTGGTGACCAGTACCACCATTACAAG GAAGATGTAGATTTGTTggcaaatttcaattttgatgctTATCGGTTCTCTATTTCATGGTCAAGGATCTTTCCAG agGGTGTTGGAAGAGTAAATTGGGAGGGAGTTGATTATTACAATAGGTTGATCAATTACTTGGTTAAGAAAG GTATTACTCCGTATGGGAACTTGTACCATTATGATCTCCCTCAAGCTCTTCAGGAGAAGTACAATGGGTTCTTGAACCGTCAAATTGT GGAAGATTATGCTGATTATGCAGAGTTTTGTTTCAAGACATTTGGTGATAGAGTCAAGAACTGGTTTACATTCAATGAACCCAGGATCGTGGCTGCTCTTGGCTTTGATAATGGCATCAATCCTCCTTCAAGGTGTTCCAAAGAAGTTGGAAATTGCACTGATGGAAACTCCGCCATTGAGCCTTACATTGTTGGACATAATTTGATCTTATCCCATGCTGAAGCAGTTAAAAGATATCGTGAAAAATACCAG GCAAAGCAAAAAGGGAGTATTGGTATTCTCTTGGATTTTAATTGGTATGAACCTCTTACAAGATCAAAAGCTGATAACTATGCAGCTCAAAGAGCTAGAGATTTTCATGTTGGCTG GTTTCTACATCCCATTCGATATGGCGAGTATCCCAGAACAATGCAAGAAATAGTCGGTAAAAGGCTGCCGAAGTTTACTGAGGAAGAGGTTAAGATGGTGAATGGTTCGTTTGATTATGTAGGCATTAATCAATATACTACTAGCTATATTTCTAATCCCACATCACCATCAAATGTTACAAGCTACCAATCAGATTGGAATGCAGCCTTTGCCA ATGCAAAGAATGGAGTGCAAATTGGTCCAAGGGCAAATTCTTGGTGGCTTTACATTGTACCTTGGGGTATGTACAAAACTGTAACTTATATAAAAGAGCGGTACGGGGACATGAATGTTATTATCTCGGAAAATG GTATGGATGATCCTGGAAATGCTACACTTCCAAATGGATTGAAGGACACCACAAGGATAAAGTTTTTCAAAGATTACATGACTCAGTTGAAGAAAGCTATTGATGAAGGAGCCAACGTGACTGGCTATTTTGCGTGGTCGTTGTTGGACAACTTTGAATGGTTATTAGGATATACTTCAAGGTTTGGCATCGTTTACGTTGATTACAACAATCTCAAGAGGTATCCCAAGATGTCTGCTTATTGGTTCAAACAATTGCTTGAAAAGAAGCAATGA
- the LOC107936627 gene encoding uncharacterized protein, with protein sequence MQDPRVLLLEEDLNPKIRKKKSSANKAPLFPLERNDIKGAQQVQGSVPLRTGKKTSKRNSKNEISPIFQQPERSNSDSLPDSSTSGNEYRVLRHKYLLLEEESFTLGKELKDVEDEVKALEEEKLALLDQLVVLEGLIDPSEMQSHGA encoded by the coding sequence ATGCAAGATCCGAGGGTGCTGCTGTTAGAGGAAGATTTGAATCCTAAGATACGGAAAAAGAAAAGCTCTGCTAACAAAGCGCCGCTGTTTCCGTTGGAAAGGAATGATATCAAAGGGGCTCAACAGGTACAGGGATCTGTACCATTAAGAACAGGGAAAAAGACATCGAAAAGGAACTCGAAGAATGAAATCTCTCCTATATTTCAGCAACCTGAGAGATCTAACTCAGATTCATTACCAGACTCTTCTACATCCGGGAATGAGTACCGCGTACTGAGGCATAAGTATTTGCTATTGGAAGAAGAAAGCTTTACATTAGGTAAAGAGCTTAAAGATGTTGAAGATGAAGTCAAGGCACTCGAAGAAGAGAAGCTTGCTTTACTGGATCAACTTGTTGTATTAGAAGGTTTAATAGATCCTTCTGAAATGCAATCTCATGGAGCATAG